TCTCAGACCAATGTAATCACAGGTTCCATCACCAAAGGGGGGCGGGAGAGATCACATTTGATAGTCACCAGTTGTTTCGGTGTAAATTAGTCTCTCTCAGCAGTAAAGAGCTGGTACTAAAAGGAAGTACCAGGGCCAGTGAGACTACAAAATACATTCAGTTCAAAACACCCACCTTGAAGGCGGCTTACGGGCCAGGCAAGAAAATTGCTGCCAGCAGTTAGCAGGACTCCGGAAATATTGCCCTGCTAGAGAAACACCAGCACATACTAGCTGGGATGCAGAGTCATGCCCCATAGAGGAGGAACACCCACCTCTAACCACAgttcctccccccttttaataAAAGGTGATAAAGAGGGGCTGATGGCTCTGAATAGCactcaaaaagagagaaaaggtgttCCCCCTACCTTCTTGATTGTTCTGACATATGTTGTCGGGCTTGTGctgccaggttgggggggggagatatgaaAATAATCCATGTCTTTCTCTGAAAGAGCCTTTTGGAAACCAGCGTCTATacaattctccctcccccctgtaaAAAATATTCCCAAATGCCCAGAATGTGGGCTTGCTTCCCCCTCTAGTAAAATCGCTTGTTTCGCTCCTGGCGTTTCTGGAAGACCACAGCTCCCACCACGGCACAAACAATGATGCCAAGCAGAGAACACAGGAGCAAGAGGAACACCTTCCAACCCGTCAAGGGCCCACTGCGGAAGTTGCCTGTCGGGTCATCCACGTTATCTAAAGGAGAGGGGGCGGGAAAGAGAAGTTGAGAGAGATTTTACAACACACATCACGCTCTCAGGCTAGACAGGAAATGGGTTAATACAATCCCTAAGAATCAGCGGTTGAAATTTGCCAGGAGCCatgcgcattttgcacctggctattggccacttgtgacaaagtgaagatgcccaggcgccagaatggcacctgacatctcccaTCATCTGGTGGTGCATGTCTGAGGATCCTTGGAtcctgactgttttcacacactaacaacacaACCTGCGTtgctatattttatctgcacaatcaaaatgaattttaagaaccaaaaagtcgtattgaaaaataCGAATTTCAAgccatctggccccaaaatgtCAACGAGGCATTCTATTTTGGTGAATGTAACCTTAGTATTAGGAGCCATTTGGTGTCTAgtttatatacctgagtttctaacactgccaaaATGCACAGAGTGTgtaggggaaagagaagaaggcaTGCCACCTGTCTCCAAATATTGCTTTGTTCCACCCTCAACTGTCTTGCATTGAGCAGGAAGGCCTGAAAGGGGGCTTCTAAGCATATTAGGCTGACTGTATTTGGAAATCTCTCTGTGATCAGCTACCCTACGTTATCAAGGTTCCTGATCACAAGAATGCTTCTAAGTATGCTCAGATAACGGTGATAAAATGACGTTCTCAGTGGTGCTGCCACAGAGGAAGACTGGTTGGCATTAACCCATGACAGGGCCTATTCAGTAGTGGCTACTAATTTCTGGAATGTCCTCCCTAGTGAGGTGAGCCATTCAcaaggaatttgaaaacattcctgtgtGTCCAGGCATTTAGTGACTGAAGAATATGTACTGTTCTTGGCAACTCTGATACCATGGGATGAAATAATGTTTTTAACTGTAACTGCTTTTagaatccccacccccaattgtgGATATGTTTACCGCCCTGGGGAGagagggtgggatagaaatataataaaataatatgcatacctatgcacattttaaagtattttttaatcaattccaacttttattattaatattttattaaatttctatacctcccttcatccaaagatcacaggacagtttacaatatgaaacacaaaaatacataagaaacaaagcaataacccccaCCTAcagtttaaaaggacatagattgGCTAATTAGccgaaggcctgggagaagaggaatgtttttgcctggttctAAATATATTcaagaaggcaccaggcgagcctccctgaggagagcatcccacaggagggaagccactgcagaaaaggcctgttctcatgttgtcaccctctggacctttTGTGCTTCCAACATGCACCATAGcacatttatttacaaaataCACATTGTTTGAATGCAGGAACAGGATTACAGGTTGTCAAAATTCTGAGCTGCAGAAGAGAGCTTCTGGAGAATTATACCCAGAATTAAATTCAAGCCAGCAACATGATACAGATTTTATGCCTATCCAAGTAAACACATTTTACAACAATCCCAACTTGGGACCTTCAGATTACAAATGTTCATAACACATGAATAAATATTTACTCAGAGGATTTCACTGAATTCAGAAGGACATAAATACTAGAATGTATACCTGTCATTGCACTGGGATTCCTAAGTGCTCTCTAGTAAAAGGGATCAAGATTTTCATTTCAGTCTACTGCTTCAAGCTAAAAGCACAGCTCCATGAAAGTGCATGCTGACCATTTAGCATACCCCGAAGAGATATGGGGAGGCTTCCTCACACGACGGAGTGCTCTTCTGTTTGCTTCATGAGCATTCAAAGCAAAAGTACTAAGAACTCACCTTTTGGTGACTTGAGAAGGCTGACACTAGGCTCAATTTTTGTCCAGTCTATGTTTTCTTCCTCTGGTGGATGTTCCACCATCAGCTGAAATAACTTCATTGAGATGATGTCATGATTGTCTAGGAAACAAAGACATCAAGTTGTAATATGGTGGTACAGCTTATTTAAAATGCCATCTCTTAGAGAAAgaagactttttttaaataaagaagctATTAATTCAGGAAGTTGACTTAAGATCCTCTAGTACTCAGTTCAATAGTACAAATGTATTGTCTTCACTTTACCAAAAAATGGCTCTACTTTACCTGTAACCAGATCTAGGCAACAGAGCCAATTCCACATTATTGGCAAGCAGCCCTTACCAGATAGATCGCCTGTACCAGCAGAAGCCCCAAAAAAGTAACCAGTGGGCAGGCGGACTCCAGCAACGTCAAAGcaatttttccattcatttttgtcCTCCACATCAGTCATCACCTGCAAAATAAGTGTCATCTTGGATGCCAAGAACAACCCAGCTTTCACTCTCCCAACCACATAAAAAAACCTTACAAGCACACTAGAGCTTCAAATCTGGGGAAGAGAAATTGACCATACCATACTATATTGTCTGGACAATCGGTTCTATATTTTGTATCTTGCTACCTTCCCCAAACTGGACCTCTCCAAATGTCGTGGACTACAGctttcatcatccttgaccattgaccatgttgactGGGACTACCCCAACAACACCTACTGGAAGCTGCTTTGCAAACATTGTTGATTCCCATTGCATGGCTTTTCCCAAACACCCAACTAGGTGGTTGTCAGGCACTTGAAAACCACTGCACTAAGCATTTTGCAAACTCAATGCTAGGTACTTCCAAATGATTGAAAGGTGAGTTGTCAAAATTGGCCCACAGAGTTGCGGGGTAAAGATATGAATCTGGCCCACTGGgaccaaaaggttccccacctaaGGCAACCCATGAAGAATGCATTCAACGTAGTACCCCAGCCAACTTACTGTCAGACGTCCCCGGGAGTAACGGATAGCCAAAAAAGTGTCATGGTTCCGATTACGAAGGTCAGCTGTGCAGCCTGCCAGCTCTGTCCAGCGACCATCTTTGCTATGGTCGTATGTCAGGGATCCATTGTTCACCATGGCAGAGATGTATGGAAACACACGCTGCACAATAAAAGTAGCATGGTTTTAAATCTTCTGCATGTAGCTCTTACCCCAAATACTTGTGAAGCAAACATATATGCATATGGAAGCACCACCTGTCTGTGAGACAATTCCAgacagttacagtggaacctcgggttacataccgtcctccttacgaatgcttcagctaatgagctccgctaacccggaattAGATGCCCCTAGTTGTGAACttatgctgcaaacccagaagtttgtgaacgttctttggaacccaaacgtccgacgtagtttctgattggctgcaggagcttcctgcagccaattggaaaccatgccttggtttccgaacgttttggaagtcaaacttccgaggtacgactgtgctTGGGTTGCAAGTACAAGCAACCCTCAAAGCCAGTGTGTTTCATCACTTACCTCTGTAGCTTCATCATTTGGGTAAGTGTCCAGAAAAATGGCCAATCCATGGAAGTTATCTTTGCTGCCATAAACAGGGCCTGAGCAGGACAAAGCAAAGTATGGTGACTAGATCTGCATCTTTGCACCATTGAACAACATAATCCAGCCAGGCAGAACTCTACAGATTAATCTGTAGAGCATCATTATTTCCATACAGTTTGAAGCACTTGAATGTTGCCAGCAAACATTGTAAGAAAGGTTGTATTATTTTCAAACATTCTGCGCAAAGAATATAACTATGACGAATGTTCTCCAACTTCTCGAACAGCAGCTTTTCTACTATGGCACATGCATTATCTCCTATAGAAACATGTCAAGTAGGTAAGAATTTAGATCTAGTTGTGAAACAACAATAAAGCATTTACACACACATTCTCGAGCAACAATGAGCTGATATGTAATTAGGAACTCCCAGAAGACTATGCAGCAGTGCTCACCCAAAATTCTTAACAGCTTACTATGAAGGCCTAGTTCTCGCTGAGATGGCAAACCTGTCTGGGCTGTGCCACTACAGACTGCAGGTAGGAGCTCACATGACTGAATGTTTCTCCATTTAAAAACATCCCTCTACACAAATATATATGGGAATAGGCATAAGGCTGTAATtccatataatataataataaaaaatatcattGAACTCAGAAGGACTTGCTGCACATTACAATGCTATGCTAGTTTAAGCAACTTAGCTCAGAAACTATCCACTCATAACTGCATTTGGGGGCCCAGAATTCATCACAGTGGGATACCACCCTGACTATTCAACCCACTTCAGTACCTGCAGTAAGGCGCTCCCGAGTATACCACAGAGCAAAACCATCTCCATGCAGATTTTTCTTGCCAATTCCATGGATCTTGAAATGGACATGGAGCTCCCAATCCTTTAGGAAGCAGGGCTAGAAGACAGAATATAGTAGCCCTAAGCACTTTTTAGAATGATTCAAAAGTTCCTTTAACAttcctttcacacaaacacacactttggtTATTGTTAAGTAGGCATGATCACTGCTAGTCTCATCCCACTACCACTTTTCCATGCAGAAAACACACTCACCACTCGGTTCCAGATTGAACCCTCCTTACTGCGCTCATCAGGGGTCAATCGAACGTACTGGCTGGTCAGCATTGTACTCCCCTGGAAGTCCCAGAGGGGCATTGAACTGGAGCCAACCCCTAAAACAAAGAAGATACCATGGAAACCAGAAGTTACAGACTAGGCACAAAACCACCACCTCACaaaaatgatgggaactgtgttCACTTGTTCTCCCCATTCTTTGGCTACCAATCAGCAGAAACTGATTATTCATGGCAACTTGATGAACGTGACTCcattaatttgtaatttattatttaccagGCAACTAAGGCTTTCCTCTGGATCTGTAAGATCTGCGTATTACACAAACCACAGCCTCCAATCGACCCCCCGCCCGACCTCTCAGGGCCTTCAGATTGAAGGGGCTGTCCTGGGCACAGAAAGGTCCCGCCTGGTTATTTATGAGGGTCCTTCGAGAATGTGTGCAAAACGAATAATACTGTCTCCGCGGCCCTTTGGTTTTCCTCTCTACTTCCTGAAGTGTCAAAACCAAGTCTTCCCCTTGGCCCAACGCGACCTGAACGTTAACCAGGGGCAGTCAGGATGGAGAAAGGCTCGAGAAAGGCGGGCGAGAAGGAAGGGGCGGAAGAGTCGGGGGGCAGcagcccctgcccaccccacgCACCCTGGTAAGGCTTGATGAGCGAGTGCTCTCTTTTCAGGTGCTCGCTGTTGCCATCTGTGAGCTCCGCAGCCCCTCGAGGCACCGACACGGCCAggaggagctggaggaagagCAGGGGCTGCAGCGCCATGGCGGCCGCCGACCCCCGCAGGCACCGCGCAGATCCACCGCCTCCCAGACCCACGACCATCCTACTCCCTCctgcccttcttcttcctccttccggTCGACCCTTCGCCCGGAGGTAAAAAGGAAAGGGAACCAAGGCAACCGAAACCATCGACGTCGGTAACTCTATTGTCCCCCGTCCGATCTCTGTAGGCCGGAACTCCGCCCCCCCAAGCGACTGTAGAGATAGGAAAAGTGAAGAGTGAAACGTGCTCTCCTGCTACCGCCTTCCGGGGTTCTGAGAGCGCAACGTGTCTGCGTGCGAGTGGTTGGAGCGGAGCAGATAGAAGTCgcgcctcctcctctgctgcccccACCCCGGAAATTGCGGACGCTGCAAGGTTTTCGTGAACTGCTCGTTCTCAGCCTCAGCAGCACCCGCCCTCTAATCTGCAATATGGGGGTTGTTAGCAATGGACTACCTAGCAAGGTTGTTGTGAGCTGTTTCTCGGCCGACTTCTTCCCTCCGCTTCCCTCCTGGTTGAGtaagggaataataataacactGAATTGAGGAGTGGGTGGTTCCTGCTTAGAGCTCCAGGGCAATCCTCAGGGATGCCCCCACCTGCAGCTTCATTTCCCAGCACAGCTGTTCACGAGGGCAACCAAAGCAACTTCCAGTCCCCCAGCCCAGCGAGAAGCCGTGAAAGGGTCTTGGGAATCCCTATCACTCAATAACTCGTGTCTTCTCTAACACCTTGCTCAACTTTAAACTGGACTCTCTgtctttttgggttgttgtttttttaggagAGGCCCTTTTAAGGCAGGAGGGGCTGTCCTTAAGGAAGCATTTACCGTAACATCTTTCAAACAAGACAGCTCCCCTCTCAAAGATATGTGTCAAAACTACAGGGGAGGGGGCTCGCATCTTGTCAGAATCCTAGATCTAGTCACAATCCTCTCCAAAGGAGCAAACTCTTAGAGGCTGTGGGagcttcggcccccacaataaaatacttgTGGGCCCCCTGATCCTCTCAGTAACTGAATGTGGCATCTAGATCCAAAGGAATACAAGTGACTTCATCCGCAAAGTGGAGGACAGGCTGAGTCCTCCTAATTTGGTTTGCTCTTTTTTCACAACTTTGATTTGGCTAACCATCCAAACAACATTACTTTTTGCATCCGGCACTGAGCTACATGTGACTGTGCCTCTTTCGTTGTTTCAATAGGATTCTTATGTATTGCTGCATGCCACCCGAATCTCCGAGAgctgcgagattccaggggttccaggcgcttacccaggaTTCGTGTTTcattttgggaatgaggcagaatggagactgtggtgcctttaggatatacagtttatttacacatatatacaacctgagcctacaaaggaggggttcacagcattaacaccccaaaagggtcttgtttctcccatagccacagccttggagttTACAGACATCCAACattgctctgtctctctgtcttctcccagcttgctgctttactctctagctcacatcactgcaactcaactctaaactctggcttcATCCTTTTAACTAACCacaagctttggggggggggggttgccatctcgcacagagccccttcctttgtttcccttaatgtCCCATCACCCAGGCTATTACCTCAGCCAGGAAGCCAgcttggcttatattttaacacttgctggatccaagggATAGAAAGATCTCACATACAGTCTACTTCCTCCCCcaccaaactcataacagtatgtaTCTATGTACCTTTCCCTTGGGTAGTTTTGAACTGTTCTCAGTTCATTGACTTTTCAGCTAGAAGTTGATTCCACACTAGTGCTACCAAGGCATTACTTAACTACAGTCAGCTGGAAGAGCAGAAATAAAAATTATGGTTCCACACAGCACTTGACATAGTgctatgcagtcatacctcgggttgcgatcgCTGCGGGTTGCGCGTTTTCAGGTTATAgacgcaccgaacccagaagtactgaaacgggttacttccgggtttcggcacttgcgcatgcgcagaagcactaattcatgctttgcacatgcgcagaagcgccaaattgcgtcatgcacgtgcgcagacgcggcgctgcgggttgcgaaaatgcctcccgcacggatcacgttcacaacccaagaTTCCACTGTATTGTCCATAAAAATCTGGCAAAATCCTGTTGTCTCTTCACTTTGAGGGAAGTTCCCCTGCAACTGTACCTTTAATGAATAGGTTCCTCCTTgcccctttcttttaaaatagccaATTAGTTGCTTCTTGTTCTCTAGTAGCAAGGGCCCAGAGAACTGACCCTTTATTAGATCCCGTTCCTTTAAATGGCTTTAATTGATTTCCTTTTTTGCAGCCACAGCAATTTCTTCTTCTAATTATTGGTGCAATTACAATAGcagaataaaaaagtaaaatgtaaCGAGCTATTGCTTGGACAGCAATTAAAGCTTCTCTCCAGGAAACAAGAACTGACTAATTAAGGGCTAACAACACAATCATAATCATGTCTACAAAGAAAtatgtcctattgaattcagtgtggtTTACTTCCAGGAATTCCTTGGCCAGGAGTGAGCAACAGCAACTAGCCATTTTCAAATGAGCAAGGAGTAATCTAGTTCCACTAGTGCAGGTCAGAACTGTATTTTGAGACAAAAAATATCACTACAAACCAGGAATGGAAAAAGATGGAACACAGAAAACCCTGATGTGCAATGGGTTGGCACTAGTGGTAGATAACACCATAAAAACAGAGTTTGTTTGATGTACAATCAAAGAAAATGGCTAGTGTGGAAACAACCAGAGTCCCCCTCATTTGATCTGTGTATCCTGGTATTGAAGACAAACAAGTCCAATATAGCAGTGAGAAAGATGTCCTGGTTAACCCATCTTTTGATCCACCAATTCAGAAATTACCAGCCTAGAGGCTACAGGGCACTTCACTGAAACGAAATTGCCCCTGTTATGGCTCCACCTCTGGacagggtctgatgggagttccTAAATGAGCAGGAAGATATTCAGGTTTAGGGTGTGCAATCTTTCCTCCTGCTTTCCCCTACAAAGATCTTCATGGGTAGATAAAACTTTGGCATGGTGGAGCTTTTGTTTTCCAGTCCAGAAAGTGGAcagtcccatttttctctgtctTTTGTAGGAGACTCAGGAATCGCACACAGTTCCACCCCACAATTTTCAGGGATTTGGGTGTATCTAGTACATTAGTAAGGTGAGCTTATCATACCAGGTTGTTTGCAGAGTCAATAGTCAGTATCTGTCCAGTGAAAATATAAGATATTTTGCTTTAAGTTTTATTTTCGTCATTTTGTGACATGATCACAATTATAGTTCCAGGATGATTTTCGAAAATCTAGCATTGCATCCCTTATTACGGTATGCTTGCAGGAGGAGATTTACTCATTAGGTCAGATATTTCAGAAAACTCAGGAAATCATTTCAGTTCAACATCCTTTC
Above is a window of Zootoca vivipara chromosome 2, rZooViv1.1, whole genome shotgun sequence DNA encoding:
- the LMAN2 gene encoding vesicular integral-membrane protein VIP36; the protein is MVSVALVPFPFYLRAKGRPEGGRRRAGGSRMVVGLGGGGSARCLRGSAAAMALQPLLFLQLLLAVSVPRGAAELTDGNSEHLKREHSLIKPYQGVGSSSMPLWDFQGSTMLTSQYVRLTPDERSKEGSIWNRVPCFLKDWELHVHFKIHGIGKKNLHGDGFALWYTRERLTAGPVYGSKDNFHGLAIFLDTYPNDEATERVFPYISAMVNNGSLTYDHSKDGRWTELAGCTADLRNRNHDTFLAIRYSRGRLTVMTDVEDKNEWKNCFDVAGVRLPTGYFFGASAGTGDLSDNHDIISMKLFQLMVEHPPEEENIDWTKIEPSVSLLKSPKDNVDDPTGNFRSGPLTGWKVFLLLLCSLLGIIVCAVVGAVVFQKRQERNKRFY